A stretch of Nonomuraea africana DNA encodes these proteins:
- a CDS encoding dihydrodipicolinate synthase family protein has translation MLSTAPEAQTSVRDLFRRGLVIPAHPLALDAGRKLDERRQRALTRYYVEAGAGGLAVGVHTTQFAIHGTDLLPPVLELAAETAREAGREIVMVAGATGPTDQAVAEAELARSLGYHMVLLSPYRELNEDQLIERARAVGEVLPVIGFYLQPAVGGRTLSRSFWTRLAAIESVVGIKVAPFDRYRTLDVLHGVVRAGRADEVALYTGNDDHILADLITTHRVIVDGREVEVEFVGGLLGQWAVWVKKAVELLDEAKLARAGDDAAVRRLLGLDGHLTDANAAIFDSANGFHGCIPGIHEILRRQGLLAGRWCLDPAEELSPGQLAEIDRVWAAYPWLRDDDFVAEGLDRWLA, from the coding sequence GTGCTCAGCACGGCTCCAGAGGCTCAGACGTCCGTCCGCGACCTGTTCAGGCGCGGCCTGGTCATCCCTGCGCACCCGCTGGCGCTCGACGCGGGACGCAAGCTGGACGAGCGCCGCCAGCGGGCGCTGACCCGCTACTACGTCGAGGCGGGCGCGGGCGGCCTGGCCGTGGGCGTCCACACCACGCAGTTCGCCATCCACGGCACCGACCTGCTGCCGCCCGTCCTGGAGCTGGCGGCGGAGACCGCCCGCGAGGCGGGCCGCGAGATCGTCATGGTCGCGGGCGCGACGGGCCCGACCGACCAGGCCGTGGCCGAGGCCGAGCTGGCCCGCTCGCTCGGCTACCACATGGTGCTGCTCAGCCCCTACCGGGAGCTGAACGAGGACCAGCTGATCGAGCGGGCCCGCGCGGTCGGCGAGGTGCTGCCCGTCATCGGCTTCTACCTGCAGCCCGCCGTGGGCGGCCGCACCCTGTCCAGGAGTTTCTGGACGCGGCTGGCGGCCATCGAGTCGGTCGTCGGCATCAAGGTGGCGCCCTTCGACCGCTACCGCACGCTCGACGTGCTGCACGGCGTGGTCAGGGCGGGGCGCGCCGACGAGGTGGCGCTCTACACCGGCAACGACGACCACATCCTGGCCGACCTCATCACCACCCACCGGGTGATCGTGGACGGCCGCGAGGTCGAGGTCGAGTTCGTCGGCGGCCTGCTCGGCCAGTGGGCGGTCTGGGTCAAGAAGGCGGTCGAGCTGCTGGACGAGGCCAAGCTGGCCCGCGCCGGCGACGACGCGGCGGTGCGCAGGCTGCTCGGGCTCGACGGCCACCTCACCGACGCCAACGCCGCCATCTTCGACTCGGCCAACGGCTTCCACGGCTGCATCCCCGGCATCCACGAGATCCTGCGCCGCCAGGGGCTGCTGGCCGGACGCTGGTGCCTGGACCCGGCCGAGGAGCTGTCACCGGGACAGCTCGCCGAGATCGACCGCGTGTGGGCGGCCTACCCGTGGCTGCGCGACGACGACTTCGTCGCCGAGGGCCTCGACCGGTGGCTCGCCTAG